One genomic window of Devosia salina includes the following:
- the nusG gene encoding transcription termination/antitermination protein NusG, translated as MAKRWYIVQAYSNFERKVAEDIRLKVAQKKLEHLFEDVIVPTEKVVEIRRGRKVDTERKFFPGYVLVKMDMTDEAFHLIKNTPKVTGFLGADNKPMPISESEAMSILQQVQEGVDHPKPSVSFEVGENVRVSDGPFASFNGVVEEVDEERSRLKVEVSIFGRPTPVELEYGQVEKV; from the coding sequence ATGGCCAAGCGCTGGTACATCGTTCAGGCGTATTCGAACTTCGAGCGCAAGGTGGCGGAAGACATCCGGCTCAAGGTTGCGCAGAAGAAGCTCGAGCACCTGTTTGAAGACGTGATCGTGCCGACCGAGAAGGTCGTGGAAATCCGTCGCGGCCGCAAGGTGGACACCGAACGCAAGTTCTTCCCGGGCTATGTGCTGGTGAAGATGGACATGACCGACGAGGCATTCCATCTGATCAAGAATACGCCCAAGGTCACCGGTTTCCTCGGCGCGGACAACAAGCCGATGCCGATCTCGGAGAGCGAGGCCATGTCCATCCTGCAGCAGGTGCAGGAAGGCGTGGACCATCCCAAGCCCTCCGTCAGCTTCGAAGTGGGCGAGAACGTGCGCGTCTCGGACGGTCCGTTTGCCAGCTTCAACGGCGTCGTCGAAGAGGTGGACGAGGAACGCTCCCGCCTCAAGGTCGAGGTTTCGATTTTCGGTCGCCCCACTCCGGTGGAGCTCGAATACGGTCAGGTCGAAAAGGTCTGA
- the secE gene encoding preprotein translocase subunit SecE — MARTNPVQFFQQVRSEVSKVTWPGRNEVVISTIMVLVLVILASLFFLAADQVISWLVSLMLSIR; from the coding sequence ATGGCCCGCACGAACCCAGTCCAGTTTTTCCAGCAGGTTCGCTCGGAAGTCAGCAAGGTCACTTGGCCGGGCCGGAACGAAGTCGTGATTTCCACGATCATGGTTCTGGTGCTGGTCATCCTGGCCAGCCTGTTCTTCCTCGCTGCGGACCAGGTCATTTCCTGGCTCGTGTCCTTGATGCTGTCGATCCGCTGA
- the ytfQ gene encoding galactofuranose ABC transporter, galactofuranose-binding protein YtfQ, with protein sequence MSIITKLALAAGLATALSTAAMAQDLSGKVVGFSQIGSESGWRAAETSVTKQQAEERGIDLKFADAQQKQENQIKAIRGFIAQGVDAILVAPVVATGWDDVLAEAKDAEIPVILLDRGVDAPEDLYLTSVASDQVKEGRVAGQWLVDTVGSEDCKVVELQGTVGSTPAINRKQGFEEAIAGHDNISIIRSQTGDFTRSKGKEVMEGFIKAENGGGDICAVYAHNDDMAVGAIQAIKDAGLKPGEDILVVSIDAVPDIFTAIAAGEANATVELTPNMAGPAFDVLAAYLADGTMPEKFIITESKLYTSADDPEGEYERRKGLGY encoded by the coding sequence GTGAGCATCATTACCAAGCTTGCCCTCGCGGCAGGCCTCGCTACCGCCTTGTCCACTGCCGCCATGGCGCAGGATCTCAGCGGCAAGGTTGTCGGCTTTTCGCAGATCGGTTCGGAATCCGGCTGGCGCGCCGCCGAAACCTCGGTGACCAAGCAGCAGGCCGAGGAACGCGGCATCGACCTCAAATTCGCCGACGCGCAGCAGAAGCAGGAAAACCAGATCAAGGCTATTCGCGGCTTCATCGCCCAGGGCGTTGACGCCATCCTGGTTGCGCCCGTGGTGGCCACCGGTTGGGACGACGTGCTGGCAGAGGCCAAGGACGCCGAGATCCCGGTGATCCTGCTCGATCGCGGCGTCGACGCGCCCGAAGACCTCTACCTGACATCGGTGGCTTCCGACCAGGTCAAGGAAGGCCGCGTGGCCGGCCAGTGGCTGGTGGATACTGTCGGTTCGGAAGACTGCAAGGTCGTCGAACTGCAGGGCACCGTGGGCTCGACCCCGGCCATCAACCGCAAGCAGGGCTTCGAAGAAGCCATTGCCGGCCATGACAACATTTCCATCATTCGCAGCCAGACGGGCGATTTCACCCGCTCCAAGGGCAAGGAAGTGATGGAAGGCTTTATCAAGGCCGAAAATGGCGGCGGCGACATCTGCGCTGTGTACGCTCACAATGACGATATGGCCGTCGGCGCCATCCAGGCCATCAAGGATGCCGGCCTCAAGCCGGGCGAGGACATTCTGGTCGTGTCGATCGACGCCGTGCCGGACATCTTCACTGCCATTGCAGCCGGCGAAGCCAACGCCACGGTGGAACTGACCCCGAACATGGCCGGCCCGGCCTTCGATGTCCTGGCTGCCTATCTGGCCGATGGCACCATGCCGGAGAAGTTCATCATCACCGAATCCAAGCTCTACACGTCTGCCGACGATCCGGAAGGCGAGTACGAGCGCCGCAAGGGCCTCGGTTACTAA
- a CDS encoding sugar ABC transporter ATP-binding protein, translated as MTETVYALEARGIVKIFGNHVALDNVDFGLRAGEVHALLGENGAGKSTLIKILTGAYQPDGGTVLADGEPVHLDNPQQAQTHGIGTVYQEVNLLPNRSVAENLFLGHQPTRFGLVNRRKMETDARGILKRYGLDIDPSSELGAHSVAVQQIVAIARAVELSGKVLILDEPTASLDRNEVERLFDIIRDLRAQGLAVVFITHFLDQVFAIADRVTILRNGKLVETRALDDMTRTDVVRLMLGKDITFSGATGVEDARPMGEVLLDFANYGRKRSVQPFNLTIHKGEVIGVAGLLGSGRTEMARIMFGADAADEGTLEIGGQPASIARPTDAISRGFGFCPEDRKAEGIFGDLSVRENIIIALQGKLGWFSALNRDEQMEIAGRFGEAMDIRAASLDMPIKLLSGGNQQKVILSRWLATDPAFLILDEPTRGIDVGAHAEIVRTINRLRDEGLALVVISSELDEVVAYSSRIVVMRDREMVAELSGENINPGVIVQAIANHREGPSA; from the coding sequence ATGACCGAAACCGTCTACGCGCTCGAGGCGCGCGGCATCGTCAAGATATTCGGCAATCACGTGGCACTGGACAATGTCGATTTCGGTCTCCGGGCCGGCGAGGTGCATGCCCTGCTGGGCGAGAACGGGGCCGGAAAATCAACCCTGATCAAGATCCTGACAGGCGCCTATCAGCCCGATGGCGGCACGGTGCTCGCCGATGGGGAACCGGTGCATCTGGACAATCCCCAGCAGGCCCAGACCCACGGCATCGGCACCGTCTATCAGGAGGTCAACCTGCTGCCCAACCGCTCGGTTGCCGAAAACCTCTTTCTCGGGCATCAGCCGACCCGGTTTGGCCTGGTCAACCGTCGCAAGATGGAAACCGACGCCCGCGGCATTCTCAAGCGCTACGGGCTGGACATCGACCCATCGAGCGAATTGGGCGCACATTCGGTAGCTGTGCAGCAGATCGTTGCCATTGCCCGCGCAGTCGAATTATCGGGCAAGGTGCTCATTCTCGATGAGCCGACCGCCAGCCTCGACCGCAACGAGGTAGAGCGCCTGTTCGACATCATTCGGGACCTGCGGGCTCAGGGACTGGCAGTGGTTTTCATCACCCACTTTCTCGACCAGGTCTTCGCCATTGCCGACCGCGTGACCATCCTGCGCAATGGCAAGCTGGTGGAGACCCGCGCACTCGACGACATGACGCGCACCGACGTGGTGCGGCTCATGCTGGGCAAGGACATCACCTTCTCGGGCGCCACAGGCGTCGAGGACGCCCGCCCGATGGGCGAGGTTCTGCTCGATTTTGCCAATTACGGCCGCAAGCGCAGCGTCCAGCCGTTCAACCTCACCATTCACAAGGGCGAGGTCATTGGCGTCGCTGGGCTGCTTGGCTCCGGTCGTACCGAAATGGCGCGCATCATGTTCGGTGCCGACGCCGCCGATGAAGGAACGCTCGAGATCGGCGGACAACCGGCCAGTATCGCTCGGCCCACAGATGCCATCAGCCGCGGCTTCGGCTTCTGTCCCGAGGACCGCAAGGCCGAAGGCATATTCGGCGATCTCTCTGTGCGCGAGAACATCATCATTGCTCTTCAGGGCAAGCTGGGCTGGTTCAGCGCCCTCAATCGCGACGAGCAGATGGAAATCGCAGGCCGCTTCGGCGAGGCCATGGACATCCGCGCCGCCTCGCTCGACATGCCCATCAAGCTGCTCTCCGGCGGCAACCAGCAAAAGGTCATTCTCTCGCGCTGGCTGGCGACCGACCCGGCCTTCCTCATTCTCGACGAACCAACGCGCGGCATCGATGTCGGCGCCCACGCCGAAATTGTGCGCACCATCAACCGGCTGCGCGACGAGGGGCTGGCGCTGGTGGTCATTTCTTCCGAACTCGACGAAGTCGTCGCCTATTCCTCCCGCATCGTGGTGATGCGGGACCGCGAAATGGTGGCTGAACTGAGCGGCGAAAATATCAATCCCGGCGTGATCGTCCAGGCGATCGCCAACCATCGCGAGGGCCCCTCGGCATGA
- a CDS encoding ABC transporter permease: MMRRILLRLANPQLIALVGVLLVNWLLFPNFFRVTWQDGRLFGSLIDVINRGAPVAILAIGMVGVIATKGVDLSVGAVMAMAGAVAATMVVAGYPAPVAVAAALAVGLACGLWNGFLVAVLDIQPIVATLVLMVAGRGIAQLITEGFIVTFTDPLLIFIGTGSFLGFPMAAVIAMALLLLVTLLVRRTAIGLFIEAVGINRAAASLAGIRSRMLLLLVYGLSGLCAAVAGIIVAGDIRGADANNAGLWLELDAILAVVIGGTSLLGGRFSVPLAVVGAIIIQAMNTGILVSGFPPEFNLIVKAALIFFVLVIQSPLASRIVPARVLNREACA; encoded by the coding sequence ATGATGCGGCGCATTCTCCTCCGGCTGGCCAACCCGCAATTGATCGCCCTTGTTGGCGTGCTGCTGGTCAACTGGCTGTTGTTCCCCAATTTCTTCCGCGTGACCTGGCAGGACGGGCGCCTCTTCGGCAGCCTGATCGACGTGATCAATCGCGGCGCGCCGGTGGCCATTCTCGCCATCGGCATGGTGGGTGTCATCGCCACCAAGGGTGTCGACCTCTCGGTCGGCGCGGTGATGGCCATGGCGGGCGCGGTGGCAGCGACAATGGTGGTGGCCGGATATCCAGCACCCGTCGCAGTCGCCGCCGCGCTCGCAGTCGGCCTCGCCTGCGGCCTCTGGAATGGCTTTCTTGTGGCGGTGCTCGACATCCAGCCCATCGTCGCGACGCTGGTGCTGATGGTCGCTGGTCGCGGTATCGCCCAACTGATCACCGAGGGCTTCATCGTCACCTTCACCGACCCATTGCTGATCTTCATCGGCACCGGCTCCTTCCTTGGCTTCCCCATGGCCGCCGTCATCGCCATGGCTCTCCTGCTCCTCGTGACCTTGCTGGTGCGCCGAACCGCGATTGGCCTCTTCATAGAGGCGGTCGGCATCAACCGGGCGGCAGCGAGCCTGGCGGGCATCCGCAGCCGCATGCTGCTGCTACTGGTCTATGGCCTTTCAGGCCTCTGCGCGGCCGTCGCCGGCATTATCGTCGCCGGTGACATCCGTGGCGCCGACGCCAACAATGCAGGCCTGTGGCTGGAACTCGACGCCATCCTGGCTGTGGTCATCGGCGGCACCTCGCTGCTCGGCGGGCGATTTTCGGTGCCGCTGGCCGTGGTCGGCGCCATCATCATCCAGGCCATGAATACCGGCATTCTCGTCTCCGGCTTCCCGCCCGAGTTCAACCTTATCGTCAAGGCGGCGCTGATCTTCTTCGTTCTCGTTATCCAGTCGCCGCTGGCGAGCCGGATCGTGCCCGCACGCGTTCTGAACCGGGAGGCCTGCGCATGA
- the yjfF gene encoding galactofuranose ABC transporter, permease protein YjfF: MSRSLRPLLATAIIFAIAYALAVMQFPSMFSTRVLGNFLTDNAFLGITAVGMTFVILSGGIDLSVGAVIGFTGVLIAVLISWAGWHPLAAFALALAIAATFGGIMGLAIHYLQVPAFIVTLAGMFLARGGASVITQDSVPINHDFYGWISDLIIRLPGGGRLSFIGLLMVAVFILGALLAHRTRFGSYVYALGGNAVSASLMGVPVARTTVGVYMLSSVLAALAGIVFSLYTSAGYPLAAVGVELDAISAVVIGGTLLTGGYGFVLGTFIGVMLLGLVQTYIIFDGTLSSWWTKIVIGGLLFLFIVLQRLIFAASAQGEKAS, translated from the coding sequence ATGAGCCGCAGCCTGCGTCCGCTTCTGGCCACGGCCATCATCTTCGCCATCGCCTATGCGTTGGCCGTCATGCAGTTCCCATCCATGTTCTCGACCCGGGTCCTGGGCAATTTCCTCACTGACAATGCCTTCCTCGGCATTACCGCTGTGGGCATGACCTTCGTCATCCTCTCGGGCGGCATCGATCTCTCGGTCGGCGCGGTCATCGGCTTTACCGGCGTGCTGATCGCCGTGTTGATCAGCTGGGCCGGCTGGCACCCGCTGGCCGCCTTCGCCCTGGCACTCGCCATCGCCGCCACCTTCGGCGGCATCATGGGACTGGCGATCCACTATCTGCAGGTGCCGGCCTTCATCGTCACCCTCGCAGGCATGTTCCTGGCCCGCGGCGGTGCTTCGGTGATCACCCAGGATTCCGTCCCCATCAACCACGACTTCTATGGCTGGATTTCCGATCTTATCATCCGGCTGCCCGGTGGCGGCAGACTGAGCTTCATCGGCCTGCTCATGGTTGCAGTCTTCATTCTTGGCGCGCTTCTTGCCCACCGCACCCGGTTCGGTTCCTATGTTTATGCCCTAGGAGGAAACGCGGTATCGGCTTCGCTCATGGGTGTTCCCGTCGCCCGGACGACGGTGGGCGTCTACATGCTCTCCTCGGTCCTCGCCGCCTTGGCGGGAATCGTCTTCTCGCTCTATACTTCAGCCGGCTATCCCCTGGCCGCGGTCGGAGTGGAACTCGACGCGATCAGTGCGGTCGTGATTGGGGGGACGCTTCTCACAGGCGGTTATGGTTTTGTGTTGGGCACCTTCATTGGGGTCATGCTGCTGGGTCTGGTGCAGACCTACATTATCTTCGACGGGACATTGTCGAGTTGGTGGACCAAGATCGTCATTGGTGGCCTGCTGTTCCTGTTCATCGTTCTGCAAAGGTTGATTTTCGCAGCCTCGGCCCAGGGAGAGAAAGCGTCATAG
- a CDS encoding FadR/GntR family transcriptional regulator yields the protein MIETGSLIRSLSGRRAARNFHTFVINEIGHAIVTGEFSIGSVLASDAVMMERYGVSRTVLREALKTLEAKGLVEARPKVGTRVSPRSRWNFFDPQVLAWHYHAKPDPELYQSLFRVRAALEAPMIALATRHRSAEHVRLLKYWCHQMETADDSVEQFGLACLEVHGVIAESGRDPLLRSILGVVELTLALALTRDKAMSGEAYRARSAALFVQLTATIEAGQLEEAGQIYEACRLLDQSQTL from the coding sequence ATGATAGAAACTGGCAGCCTCATCCGTTCGCTTTCCGGGCGGCGCGCTGCACGCAACTTCCACACCTTCGTTATTAACGAAATCGGTCATGCCATTGTTACCGGTGAGTTTTCCATCGGTTCGGTCCTGGCCAGCGATGCGGTGATGATGGAGCGCTACGGCGTCTCTCGCACGGTGCTGCGGGAGGCGCTGAAAACGCTTGAAGCCAAGGGGCTGGTGGAGGCGCGACCCAAGGTCGGCACCCGCGTATCGCCCCGCAGCCGCTGGAACTTCTTCGATCCCCAGGTGCTTGCCTGGCACTACCATGCCAAGCCCGATCCGGAGTTGTATCAAAGCCTCTTCCGTGTGCGCGCCGCACTGGAGGCGCCCATGATCGCCCTGGCCACCCGCCACCGCAGTGCCGAACATGTCCGCCTGCTCAAATACTGGTGCCACCAGATGGAAACCGCGGACGACAGCGTCGAGCAGTTCGGTCTGGCCTGCCTCGAGGTTCATGGCGTCATCGCCGAGAGCGGCCGCGATCCGCTGCTGCGCTCCATCCTGGGCGTGGTGGAACTGACCCTGGCGCTTGCCCTCACCCGGGACAAGGCGATGAGCGGGGAAGCTTACCGGGCCAGATCGGCGGCCCTGTTCGTTCAGTTGACCGCAACCATCGAGGCGGGGCAGCTCGAGGAGGCCGGGCAGATCTACGAAGCCTGCCGCCTGCTCGACCAGAGCCAGACCCTCTAG
- a CDS encoding LacI family DNA-binding transcriptional regulator, producing the protein MATKGKTLKELAEHLDVSITTVSRALAHNPKIALKTRQRVAEAARQYGYVPNVAARQLVSGRSGFVGLVLPVRGPNFVDSYIGELVTGLGEGLVEHGVDLFLATAPAGQSELSVLRHVVESGRADGVILLRIGETDERVDYLLERRVPFVTHGRILDQSKPVNWLDADGEFAFGQAFDLLYDLGHRHFGLVTIDEKMTFRHLRERGLRMAMDRRGDPSVRLDIASAPRFDRERTQGAVRQLVLASDRPTAILGLFDELALTVLEEAARAGLSVPDDLSVVGFDNITAAAYAPPGLTTFETATRNVGRELGAMVVGVIEGKNTAPLTKLIRPKLVSRASHGPVPQAKRRKTT; encoded by the coding sequence TTGGCGACAAAGGGAAAGACACTCAAGGAGCTGGCAGAGCACCTCGACGTGTCGATCACCACTGTGTCGCGCGCGCTGGCCCATAATCCCAAGATTGCTCTCAAGACGCGCCAGCGTGTGGCAGAGGCCGCCCGCCAATATGGCTATGTGCCCAATGTCGCTGCGCGCCAGCTGGTGTCGGGCCGCAGCGGCTTCGTCGGCCTGGTGCTGCCCGTGCGCGGACCTAATTTCGTCGATTCCTATATCGGGGAATTGGTGACGGGACTGGGCGAAGGTCTGGTGGAGCATGGGGTGGACCTGTTCCTCGCCACTGCCCCGGCGGGCCAGTCGGAATTGTCGGTCCTGCGCCATGTTGTTGAATCCGGGCGAGCCGATGGCGTCATTCTGCTGCGCATCGGGGAGACGGACGAGCGCGTCGACTATCTGCTCGAACGCAGGGTCCCCTTCGTCACCCATGGTCGCATTCTGGACCAGAGCAAACCCGTCAACTGGCTCGATGCCGATGGTGAATTCGCCTTTGGCCAGGCCTTCGATCTTCTCTACGACCTCGGCCACCGCCACTTCGGGTTGGTGACGATCGACGAGAAGATGACATTCCGTCATTTGCGCGAACGCGGCCTGCGCATGGCCATGGACCGCCGGGGCGATCCGTCTGTCAGGCTCGACATCGCGTCAGCGCCCCGTTTCGATCGTGAGCGGACCCAGGGCGCGGTCCGTCAGCTCGTTCTGGCGTCCGACCGTCCGACCGCGATCCTCGGGCTGTTCGACGAACTGGCGCTCACCGTTCTCGAGGAAGCCGCGCGCGCTGGTCTCTCGGTCCCCGATGACCTTTCGGTGGTCGGCTTCGACAACATCACGGCGGCCGCCTATGCCCCGCCGGGTCTGACGACCTTTGAGACCGCAACGCGCAATGTGGGCCGCGAACTTGGCGCCATGGTGGTTGGCGTGATCGAGGGCAAGAACACGGCACCTTTGACCAAACTCATCCGCCCCAAGCTGGTCAGTCGCGCCAGCCACGGACCGGTGCCTCAGGCAAAGCGACGCAAAACAACATAA
- a CDS encoding ABC transporter substrate-binding protein, whose protein sequence is MRRSIATLASATLALAITAQAAQAQVLFWSTQAAPVEETQKMREQVLSGFEGGVDFQASETGPFLTRLSAEIQAGSGQIGVVGALHGDLATYADSFVDLSDIDLSGVTVSDAFLELGKLGTDEQKYLPWMQANYVMAANKQALEYLPEGADINALTYDDLIAWAKTMAEETGSPKFGFPAGPQGLKHRFFQGFLLPSYAGSTVTRFRSAEAETAWEKFKELWQYTNPASTNYAFMQEPLLSGDVWVAFDHIARLADAFNQRPDDFVAFPAPSGPAGRAFMPVLAGVAVPTSAPDMEASKALVKYMMQPETQVATLLATNFYPVTDAPLPADLPASARALGPAITAMTTADDALPALLPVGLGDLGGQFNQVYTDTFERIVLGNQPVRDVLDQQADTLRSLMEQAKAPCWLPDVPSEGPCPVE, encoded by the coding sequence ATGAGAAGATCCATCGCAACGCTGGCCAGTGCGACACTGGCGCTGGCCATCACCGCCCAGGCGGCCCAGGCACAGGTGCTGTTCTGGTCAACCCAGGCCGCACCGGTCGAGGAAACCCAGAAGATGCGCGAGCAGGTGCTCTCTGGCTTCGAGGGCGGCGTTGACTTCCAGGCCTCGGAAACCGGCCCGTTCCTGACGCGCTTGTCGGCGGAAATCCAGGCAGGTTCTGGTCAGATCGGGGTGGTGGGAGCCCTGCACGGCGACCTGGCAACCTATGCCGACAGCTTCGTGGACCTCTCCGACATAGACCTCTCCGGCGTCACGGTGAGCGATGCCTTCCTCGAACTGGGCAAGCTGGGGACCGACGAGCAGAAATACCTGCCCTGGATGCAGGCCAACTACGTCATGGCCGCCAACAAGCAGGCTCTCGAATATCTGCCCGAGGGCGCGGATATCAACGCGCTGACCTATGACGATCTCATCGCCTGGGCCAAGACCATGGCCGAAGAAACCGGTTCGCCCAAGTTCGGCTTCCCGGCCGGCCCGCAGGGTCTCAAGCACCGCTTCTTCCAGGGCTTCCTGCTGCCGTCGTACGCCGGCTCCACCGTCACCCGCTTCCGCTCCGCCGAAGCCGAAACGGCATGGGAGAAGTTCAAGGAACTCTGGCAGTACACCAACCCGGCCTCGACCAACTACGCCTTCATGCAGGAACCGCTGCTGTCCGGTGATGTCTGGGTCGCCTTCGATCACATCGCCCGCCTGGCGGATGCGTTCAACCAGCGCCCCGACGACTTCGTTGCCTTCCCGGCCCCCTCAGGCCCGGCGGGTCGTGCCTTCATGCCTGTGCTGGCCGGGGTCGCCGTGCCCACCAGCGCGCCGGACATGGAAGCCTCCAAGGCTCTGGTAAAGTACATGATGCAGCCCGAGACCCAGGTGGCGACGCTGCTGGCCACCAATTTCTATCCGGTGACCGACGCGCCGCTGCCCGCCGACCTGCCGGCCTCCGCCCGTGCACTTGGCCCGGCGATCACCGCCATGACCACCGCGGACGATGCCCTTCCGGCCCTGCTGCCGGTGGGTCTGGGCGATCTGGGTGGCCAGTTCAACCAGGTCTACACCGACACCTTTGAGCGCATCGTGCTGGGCAACCAGCCGGTCCGCGACGTCCTCGACCAGCAGGCCGATACCCTGCGTAGCCTGATGGAGCAGGCCAAGGCACCCTGCTGGCTGCCGGACGTCCCCTCCGAAGGGCCCTGCCCGGTCGAATAA
- a CDS encoding carbohydrate ABC transporter permease: MRARALPYLLLLPATLFLLVFFVYPFVEIAVLAITRDGSLSLQPLTTMATHWKFGAALGWTLLLAAIVVPIQLAMALSMATIVTKLDRGRSAFLYIFSIPLGLSDLAAGIVWLAIFEQSGFLNSMLHGLGIVDQPVLFLSYQNIWVIFIAIVLAEVWRATAIVMVILVSGMGLIPKEYYEAGEVFGASGWQRFWKITLPLLRPSLQSALILRTLAAFEVFAVVTALGGTTLPVLMGETYNWQFALQDRNVAAAYALVILGISIAATLFFLRVLRVPKGATI; the protein is encoded by the coding sequence ATGCGAGCCAGAGCGCTGCCCTATCTGCTGTTGCTGCCGGCAACCCTGTTTCTGCTGGTGTTCTTCGTCTACCCCTTCGTGGAGATTGCCGTCCTGGCCATCACACGCGATGGCAGCCTGTCGCTGCAGCCGCTCACCACCATGGCGACACACTGGAAGTTTGGTGCAGCGCTGGGTTGGACCCTCCTGCTGGCAGCCATTGTCGTTCCCATCCAGCTGGCCATGGCGCTGTCGATGGCGACCATTGTCACCAAGCTCGACAGGGGTCGCAGCGCCTTCCTCTACATCTTCTCCATCCCCCTGGGCCTGTCCGACCTCGCTGCAGGGATCGTCTGGCTCGCGATTTTCGAGCAATCCGGCTTTCTCAATTCGATGCTCCATGGACTGGGCATTGTCGATCAACCGGTGCTGTTTCTCAGCTACCAGAACATCTGGGTCATCTTCATCGCCATCGTACTGGCCGAAGTCTGGCGCGCCACGGCCATCGTCATGGTCATCCTCGTCTCCGGCATGGGTCTCATTCCCAAGGAATATTACGAGGCAGGCGAGGTCTTCGGTGCCAGTGGCTGGCAACGCTTCTGGAAGATTACCCTGCCACTCCTGCGCCCCAGCCTGCAATCGGCCCTGATCCTGCGCACGCTGGCCGCCTTCGAGGTCTTCGCCGTGGTCACCGCGCTCGGCGGCACCACCCTGCCCGTGCTGATGGGCGAGACCTATAATTGGCAGTTTGCGCTCCAGGATCGGAACGTGGCGGCCGCCTATGCCCTGGTCATCCTGGGTATTTCCATCGCCGCAACCCTGTTCTTCCTGCGCGTGCTGCGCGTTCCCAAGGGGGCCACGATATGA
- a CDS encoding carbohydrate ABC transporter permease, with protein sequence MSVTATDAPRKVQSARSAGRVLFWACVLLICAWVLVPIYLLMVNALSSPQQVSAFPKTGLPGFDFGSLQFFATFAGVGRALWNSILVAVLTMVLSIGIGGPAGYALSRFVFPGKEVFRMLVVMTRAFPLPLLALPLAVMFIRTGLDDTALGLALVHTVLAIPFAVLITFSLFSGIPIELEEAAWTLGCNRWQAFRKVVLPLVLPGIAASAVFAFTISWNEVFAAAVLTIENRTLPAFLIQNLNVSPLHLKFAGGAALVVPALIFIFAVRKYLFAMWGIANR encoded by the coding sequence ATGAGCGTCACCGCCACTGATGCACCGCGCAAGGTGCAGTCTGCCCGCTCCGCCGGCCGCGTCCTGTTCTGGGCCTGCGTGCTGCTGATCTGCGCCTGGGTGCTAGTGCCCATCTACCTGCTCATGGTCAACGCCCTGTCCTCGCCACAGCAGGTCAGCGCCTTTCCCAAGACCGGGCTCCCCGGCTTCGACTTCGGTTCTCTCCAGTTCTTCGCCACCTTTGCAGGCGTCGGGCGGGCCTTGTGGAATTCCATCCTCGTGGCCGTGCTGACCATGGTGCTTTCCATCGGCATTGGCGGACCCGCGGGCTATGCACTGTCGCGTTTCGTGTTCCCGGGCAAGGAAGTGTTCCGCATGCTGGTCGTGATGACACGCGCCTTCCCGCTGCCGCTCCTGGCGCTGCCGCTGGCCGTCATGTTCATCCGCACCGGCCTGGACGATACCGCACTGGGACTGGCGCTGGTGCACACCGTGCTCGCCATTCCCTTTGCCGTGCTCATCACCTTCTCGCTGTTCTCGGGTATTCCGATCGAGCTTGAGGAGGCGGCCTGGACCCTCGGTTGCAATCGCTGGCAGGCCTTCCGCAAGGTGGTCCTGCCGCTCGTGCTGCCGGGCATTGCCGCTTCGGCGGTATTCGCCTTCACCATCTCCTGGAACGAGGTCTTTGCGGCCGCGGTGCTGACCATCGAGAACCGCACCCTGCCCGCCTTCCTGATCCAGAACCTCAACGTCTCGCCGTTGCATCTCAAGTTCGCCGGCGGTGCCGCTCTGGTCGTGCCCGCCCTCATCTTCATCTTCGCCGTTCGCAAGTACCTGTTTGCGATGTGGGGCATCGCCAACCGGTAA